One Ctenopharyngodon idella isolate HZGC_01 chromosome 3, HZGC01, whole genome shotgun sequence genomic window, TCACGTGATTAATAAATGTCAGCCTCTattcagcatcacacgcatgtgtcgccAATACTGAGTGTGTGTtcgacgtaaacacggaagcgctgaacagcattcactgcgtcaactgcgtacaATAATGACACGGGAGagatgaaattgttgaataaagttatttttgttttgtttttttgcacacaaaaagtattcttgtcgcttcataacattaaggttgaaccactgcagtagggtggactgttttaatgatgtctttactacttttctggaccttgaaagtgttgattatattgctgtctagaggataaaaaaacctcttggatttgatcaaaaatatcttaatttgcgttcagaagatgaatgaaggtcttacaggtgtggaataacatgatggtgagtaataaatgactagaaaataactaaccctttaagcagaaTGTACATTATATGACTGACTGAATGTATTATCCTTTACGTAGATTTCTGAAAGGTTTAAAGGTGCTGTCTGCAATTTTAACAgtactaaaaccataaaaatgcCATCAtgtgtttgcagatatttaggaaacaaGCTACATGGAAATGCTTGTTTCTCCATTTATTCTTGTCACGTTTCCGCCACCTGTTGCTTCCTTCCACTCCCCACCAGAGGTCTCCGTTTCACCATTAAGACTTTTTCATTGCACACACGCAGTCACTTCActctggactacatttcccacaatccctcAGCTAGGCACTGATCTcactcacacctgtttcccatcagATTCCCTTCATAAGCTGCactccttcacacacacattgctgAGTATTATTCTGGTTTTCTGTGTACTCTTGCCTTGTTTCCTTGTCCTAGTCTTGCCTGTGTTTTTGATCCTGGACTGTTTTCCTTGTTTGATGATCGTTTGCTGCCTGTCTTGACCTCTGCCTGTGTTTTGGATTACTCTTTTGTCTTGCCCTCTATAAACCTGGTTGCCATTGTCAGACCCTGGCCTGTTTTTgacaatgttttttaaataaagcttgTATATGGATCCACACGCTTCTCAACACAGTCCCTCCGTAACAATTCTTCTTTAAATATGTGTTCTGTGtaggaatgtctgtttttgttttggtctgtgatTCCCtccactgccaatttacccagCAGTACTTCGACACCCCGGGATGCCAGGTGTCGGAAAACACAGTCTTCTGTCAGCCTGAGAGTTTGACTGAGAAAGCCAGAGAAGAGCAGGAGACGAACTGATGATAATAAACGAGCCGAGTTTATTGAATAATCTTAGTTGTGTATGAAGACAAACATCCCTTAAACCACAGAACCATAAGATTAAACAATAATAGAAAAGAAATAAGTCATATAAATTATGAAGACATAAATttcataaatgaataataataataaaatgattaaatgataaatcaaatgaCAACTATATATAAATGACTaatgattataaatgattatgaagttaaatattaaaaacaattgaagtaatctttaaattaataaagaaaataaaacactaatgtATGGTTGCTTTCTTAAAGTAAAACAGGTTGTTATTGAAAACCCTTAGATCCTTCAGCATTaagtgagggaaaaaaaatatttttatgctgacatgttttatattttcatttattaatatgtatcATTATGATCACTCTACTGTGTTTCAGGTTCCAGTGAAGTGGATGAAGCTCATGTGTCCATCAGTTCTGGTGAAAATGTCCGTCTGCCCTGTAATAATGCTCTTTCTGACTGTACATCATCAACTGTATGGATCTATAACAGTATCAGACATTCAGTAGCAGTTGAACTGATTGCTGGAGGGATAAAGAGGAAAACAGAAAGACATGAGAGACTGAGTCTGGGGTCTGACTGCTCTCTGAACATCAAGGACGTCACAGAAGAAGATTCTGGATTATACATCTGCCAACAATGGACAGGTCCAAAAAGAGACCAAAAACTAGGATCTGATGCACGTGTTGATCTGCATGTTCTTCATGGTCAGTGTTTCTGTGAATTATATGTTCAATTTAAAAGGACGACATTCCACATGTTCACAAAACTCCTTTAAACTCACACTCACAAAAGCTTTTGAAGGAATTGAAACATGGTGgcaaaaaatgtttaatctgAACTAACATTCATCCTTCACAGCTGAAGATGATTCAACGACAGCAGTGATTCCAGTCCACATCACAAACTCAACTAGAAACACACCAGAAACTACAGGTACATCATCACTGTCTCTCTCACATCACTGCTTTACAGCATAATTCATTCTCATCACAATGAAAGTCTTAAATGAAGGACAATTGTAAATTCAGCAACACATGCTGCTCTGATCTGGTAGATGGTCAGAGAAATGTGAAACAGCTGAACTTGACATCAAAGACACAAAGATTTGTTCAATGAAGTGTCAATTGATTCATTTTTGGTAATTATCTATCATCATTCTCCTCCTGACACCTTgagattgaaataaaatgataatagaTGACAGACTCGAGGAACAGTGTAATTTCACAAAGAGTCCAGCACATATTCATCATttctgtgatgatgatgatgatgatgatgtgttgAAGTGAACTAACAGACGTGATCCACAGATCCAGCTGACACAGCATCAGAAACTGAAGTCAGTGTGACTGCTGGATTATTATACAGAGGTACGACACGTTCATTTCTACTGACAGCTTTACACCATTAAACTATCAGTCAGTCTGTAAATGCTTCATCAATAACTGTTCATAGTTTAATCCCCTTGACTTCAGTCATGTCCAGtttctcttcttcttccacACATGTTTCCTGCAGTGATTGTGATTATTGTTGAGATGGCAGTGTTTGCTGCTCCTACTGTGATTcttcttcagatcatctgtgcaAGAAGAGCTGGTGAGTTTGAGCTTCACACAATCTGATGATTCACACTCATCTGATCTGGAACAATCTGCAATCATGGTAAAAACACATACAAGAGGTCAGtccatgcttttattttgcaggGAGGAAGGACTCGCAGCACCCAGAGGAAATAGAGATGcctacaatattacaataaaatactgcTGAGTTTGGAGACAATCTGAAACAAGATTTAAGTCAAGTGAAGTCAcctcaaagcagctttacagcagTAACAGGAAAAATAATGCTTTGTTTGTCAAAtatgtcattgttcagcttaagtcagttattttgcttaaaATAGCAAAGACTTACAGAGGactgttcactgttttatttatttcttcttctcagaaaacagaaaaaatcaTCTGAGCACCCTGAAGAAATAGTGATACCATCAAGTttagattcaaatatttttgcaaATAACAGGCAAGATATTTGCATTCAGTGTTGAATGTCATTTTCTTGTGGTTCGTTTATAAACTGCTTTGAATACAATATTAAATACAGCAATAGACCGACTCAGACTGTTTGTGTGATCATCTCTCTGTTCTGTGTGTTGAAGCTGATTTGGTGATTCTCCATCGTTTTATTTTGGATGATTGCTACTAATTTTCTTAATAAAACCTCTTTCCTGAGATGTTTGTTACAACTATGGTGATTCCCCTTCATGAGCTCGTAATGTGAGGATGTCAAACTGACGCAAAGATAAACtaataatgaaattattaattcatgttcATAATGATTCACATAACTTTATTGTGGTTAGTTCAGAAATCCACtttgataaacaaatgatgaaCTGATAATATAACTTTAACACACTTCACATTCTCTCACAGCAAAGTTATTGGGATTggaattatttttgaaatactTACAGATATTGCccaaaaataaagtttgtttgAGTCTAAAGATATTTGCTACATCAGAGATTGTGTCGACAAACTGTGTGTTAATACAGTATAACACTACAGTACAGACACAGCTTCGAAGGCCACGCAGGTCAGACCAAGGGCTGATAAATGGGAAGGTCTAGCCTACGGAAGACTGTTGTTGTCATCTAGCAACTGTGACAGCGGCAGTAACGTTTTTACTGGACTTTTtgaaatctatatatttttatattgttagcaggtcctcaacccaaacACATGCTctacacttcaccacaatggaAACCCCCAAAAACACTAAACTCTTTTAAACATGAtcataaaacaacattaaacattagtctcccaattttatcatcttgattaaaaaaaaagcagaacataacattttatttcaagattTAATCTCCCTCTCCAGCCCTGTGCAAAGCATGATGAGAAGGGGAAACTGTTCCTAGTTTCTTTAATGCTATTTTAACACAACTAAAATCATTTATGTGCTCTCAACTCAAATGAATTAAGTGCTTGAAAAGAATCATGTTGGATTAACTACATTTATTTAAGTAAATTGAACAAGCATCACATGTTATTTTTGGCCTAATTAACTGAAACATgttctttcaaaatgaaaatattgagtTGAGCCAAAACTGAGCCAACTGTTTCAAGTCATTTTAACACAATGCAATTACTATGTAACTGAACTGCACATAATTCTAGACACTTAgagccagatttactaacagcttaaAAAAACTACTCTctggatttactaaagacacgcagtgagaaattagcgctgaaaagacgtggactgagttgtttttgcggctgaccttatcaaatattcatttgtaggagtttccctttcagacacaaaattaatgggaggagagtatttaaactAATCACGCAacgcgatttactaatgtttgcgctcgtcaatttactggtatttgcaccattatttaacgctcaaaaaagcatgtcttaacccattttgcgacatggctgcaattgttgctgctaggaggagagagagagaacagagaaagaagggagaaaatatttttcactcatattaatttctttgggatgccagaggaagacgttattcgaacatatatatgtgtacgtgtttgtcagattacatgtaacaagttgcgcctgtgtcgacccgcatgatgagcatcagctctgcttattagcgacccaacgctaatttgcgctgctcttgttagattgtgttggtcattatgtaaatgatttgactgtgtctgagttctttaatttgcgcgtcAACAGTAGATCACGcacaaaacttgccactcccagTGGTGCATTTGTGGAATTGAGCGCTCTTGCGaatttgccccgtttagtaaatctggccctttaATTGTTCTTTCTCCCAGTGGCAATCAGCTGAAGTGATTTCAGTCAGTACAACAAACAGACAGTATCGCGAGAACGAACagtgctgtttttctgttttcataaatgaacatgcactaATACGCTGACAATTTCATTgctttttcagatttaaaaacatttaaaacatgtacTTCGAAGCATACTTCAGCCATCCGCGTCTGCACAAAGAATTTTTGACATCAGGAGAGTTCGCAGACATCCGCACTCCCCAGCCGTgtgcagcccaatttttgtAACTGCGCAGATGAAAGACATGAACTTATCTGTTGGCTTTATATCATATCGAGTCACTTTCAGCTGTCACTTTGGCACGAGGCCCGTGCAGTCACACACTTCACACAGCCCTTGTGATCACTCTGCATTTGTGCAACATTTGgggcaaaataaaaattcaatgaTATACTTCAAAAGCATACAGTTTGCTCTCTTAATCACTCTCGTGGTACTTTGAAGTCATACagcgatcggtctgtgcagcgccgcTTCGAGTCCAACAAGCCTAATCATTTCTGTATCCAGTACAGAACCTATAGGATGTTGCACAAAATATGAACAGATCGCTCTTTGAGACAACTCGTTGTTCTCGAGTCATattaaagatttgttcaaaatgaactAATCGTTCATGATCGACCCATCACTTTTGGGTTAAAGTTCAGTTTATTAAAGATGCAAAACTTGCTCATGTTAACTGAAAATACAGCGTTCAATGACACACAGCAGCCCACATAGAGAAAAaagaggaagtgacatcagAATGATTGAGAATCCACACCCATCTAAACCGGGTTCAGAGATGATCACTGCTCGATGTGGTTAAACTAACCCTGTGGTTCTCACACCCACTAGTAACATGTTTCCAAACCTCAACAGTGAGATCACAGCTCTGAAAACACAACTGCTATAAATAATTCACTATTTTAGTTACAGAAATGTGGAACGGCTGTTATTTCAATGTTGTAAGAAAGTCTTGACTCTGGAATAGATGCAAAACATCACTGTAAAACTTCATACAGACACAGTTTAATAGTGATTATATGAAATAATCTGCATG contains:
- the LOC127509574 gene encoding uncharacterized protein LOC127509574 isoform X3, which codes for MANKCDLCLLGLIILSSLLTGSSEVDEAHVSISSGENVRLPCNNALSDCTSSTVWIYNSIRHSVAVELIAGGIKRKTERHERLSLGSDCSLNIKDVTEEDSGLYICQQWTGPKRDQKLGSDARVDLHVLHAEDDSTTAVIPVHITNSTRNTPETTAQDDTRTAVTNSTTNTQVAVISVAAVAVFLLAVLWLICRKTADSKRGTVDSAVKDENEHKGTYETINTSIPPAARANEQTDDHVTYSEVTFSNKKPVKSVDDHIDTVTYAAIR
- the LOC127509574 gene encoding uncharacterized protein LOC127509574 isoform X7, with protein sequence MANKCDLCLLGLIILSSLLTGSSEVDEAHVSISSGENVRLPCNNALSDCTSSTVWIYNSIRHSVAVELIAGGIKRKTERHERLSLGSDCSLNIKDVTEEDSGLYICQQWTGPKRDQKLGSDARVDLHVLHAEDDSTTAVIPVHITNSTRNTPETTVAVISVAAVAVFLLAVLWLICRKTADSKRGTVDSAVKDENEHKGTYETINTSIPPAARANEQTDDHVTYSEVTFSNKKPVKSVDDHIDTVTYAAIR
- the LOC127509574 gene encoding uncharacterized protein LOC127509574 isoform X10, translating into MANKCDLCLLGLIILSSLLTGSSEVDEAHVSISSGENVRLPCNNALSDCTSSTVWIYNSIRHSVAVELIAGGIKRKTERHERLSLGSDCSLNIKDVTEEDSGLYICQQWTGPKRDQKLGSDARVDLHVLHAEDDSTTAVIPVHITNSTRNTPETTDPADTASETEVSVTAGLLYRVIVIIVEMAVFAAPTVILLQIICARRAGRKDSQHPEEIEMPTILQ